A region of Syngnathoides biaculeatus isolate LvHL_M chromosome 20, ASM1980259v1, whole genome shotgun sequence DNA encodes the following proteins:
- the LOC133493285 gene encoding gastrula zinc finger protein XlCGF57.1-like — protein sequence MCARRTAEYKEEHWGPKEEKKPQRQVLDAVFNLQPQTVLHRADISENLHPDRQHSVSCHIKKEEEGEEVQHIKEEEEDVVHMKEEEQEEIIQVPATAVLLKSEDEGQSEERRGAEPPSRDSSSDGDLCDRSQTGGHDDDDDDDDQSEGDMTCHTSNKCWKCSHCRKTFTSMSNFNQHMKIHPGEKPFACSVCGQKFTRKGHLKIHQRTHTGEKPFFCSFCGQRFSQKGTLKTHTRMHTGEKPFSCSVCGQRFSHKGTLKIHTRKHTGEKPFSCLLCGQRFTQKGGLKRHTRTHTGEKPFSCLICGQRFTRKEDLKIHTRTHTGEEPFSCPVCDKIFTRNGDLKRHTRTHTGEKPFSCPVCEKRFTEEGQLKRHTRTHTGEQPFSCPVCDKRFTEEGQLKIHTRTHTGEKHFSCPVCDKKFTGNRNLKIHKRTHTGEKPFSCLVCGQRFSQKGNLKIHTRTHTGEKPFSCSVCGQRFTQKGALKRHTRTHTGEKPFSCLVCDQRFTRKEDLKIHTRTHTGEKPFSCPVCDKRFTQKRNLIIHKRTHTAEKYFSCSD from the exons atgtgtgcaagaaggACAGCAGAGTACAAGGAGGAACATTGGGGCccaaaagaggagaagaagcCACAACGTCAAGTACTGGACGCTGTGTTCAATCTGCAGCCTCAAACTGTGCTACATAGAGCAG ACATCAGTGAAAATCTTCATCCAGACCGGCAGCACTCAGTGTCCTGTCACatcaaaaaggaagaagaaggtgaAGAGGTTCAGCatatcaaagaggaggaggaagatgtcgtacacatgaaagaggaagagcaggaggaaatcaTCCAGGTTCCAGCCACTGCTGTCcttttgaagagtgaagatgaaggtcaaagtgaggagagaCGAGGGGCAGAGCCTCCAAGCAGGGACAGCTCAAGTGATGGAGACCTTTGTGATAGGTCACAAACAGGcggtcatgatgatgatgatgatgatgatgaccaaTCAGAAGGTGATATGACATGTCACACTTCAaacaaatgctggaaatgttctcactGTAGGAAAACTTTTACTTCCATGAGCAATTTCAACcaacacatgaaaatacaccctggagaaaagccttttgcatgctcagtttgtggtcaaaaattCACTCGGAAGGGACACTTAAAAATTCAccaaagaacacacactggtgagaaaccttttttctgttcattttgtggtcaaagattctcacagaagggaaccttaaaaacacacacaagaatgcacactggtgaaaaacccttttcctgttcagtttgtggccaaagattctcccacaagggaaccttaaaaatacacacaagaaagcacactggtgagaaaccattttcctgcttattatgtggtcaaagattcactcagaaaggaggtttaaaaagacacacaagaacacacactggtgaaaaacctttttcctgcttgatttgtggtcaaagattcactcggaaggaagatttaaaaattcacacaagaacacacactggtgaagaacctttttcatgtccagtttgtgataaaatatTCACTCGGAATggagatttaaaaagacacacaagaacacacactggtgagaaacctttttcatgtccagtttgtgagAAAAGATTCACTGAGGAGGGAcaattaaaaagacacacacgaacacacactggtgagcaaccattttcatgtccagtttgtgataaaagattcactgaggagggacaattaaaaatacacacaagaacacacactggcgagaaacatttttcatgtccagtttgtgataaaaaatTCACTGGGaacagaaatttaaaaatacataaaagaacacacactggtgagaaaccgttTTCCTGTttagtttgtggccaaagattctccCAGAAAggaaacttaaaaatacacacaagaacgcacactggtgagaaacctttttcctgctcagtatgtggtcaaagattcactcagaagggagctttaaaaagacacacaagaacacacactggtgagaaacctttttcctgcttagtttgtgatcaaagattcactcggaaggaagatttaaaaatacacacaagaacacacactggtgagaaacctttttcatgtccagtttgtgataaaagattcactcagaagagaaatttaataatacataaaagaacacacactgctgaaaaatatttttcctgctCAGATTGA